In one Dehalococcoidia bacterium genomic region, the following are encoded:
- a CDS encoding plasmid stabilization protein: protein MASIIVRNLDEQVKQKLRVRAAANGKSMEQEVRDILRIAVEDERQPTGDLASAIRARFAPLGGVDLNVPPRDAMREPPQFV from the coding sequence TTGGCCAGCATCATAGTGCGGAACTTGGATGAGCAGGTCAAGCAGAAGCTGCGTGTCCGCGCTGCAGCGAATGGCAAGTCCATGGAGCAAGAAGTCAGGGACATCCTGAGGATCGCGGTGGAAGACGAACGTCAGCCCACTGGGGATCTGGCAAGTGCAATACGTGCCCGTTTCGCTCCTCTAGGAGGAGTTGACCTCAATGTACCGCCACGCGATGCCATGAGAGAACCGCCGCAGTTCGTCTGA
- a CDS encoding dienelactone hydrolase family protein produces the protein MSTSDDLSIRITGIEPWDPPDGEPGRSMTLHTTRGDVRSIVHHDQEVRTTKGIIWVWGARGGFAGPAEGIYRDLAEELRHEITSVRIDYRQPNVIPECVMDTLVGVSFLTGTGHTDIALVGHSFGGAVVISAAPFSEEVKAVAALSSQTYGAQRAALVSPRPLLLAHGGSDTRLPSYCSEQIHTWAEEPKELVIYPGAEHGLVECKDELRPMLRDWLRAKLGL, from the coding sequence ATGAGTACTTCAGACGACCTCTCCATCCGCATAACCGGCATCGAGCCTTGGGACCCACCCGACGGCGAGCCGGGCCGCAGCATGACACTCCACACCACACGCGGAGACGTCCGCTCGATTGTCCACCACGACCAGGAAGTCAGAACGACGAAGGGCATCATCTGGGTGTGGGGAGCGCGAGGCGGATTCGCAGGTCCTGCAGAGGGCATCTACCGCGACCTCGCTGAGGAACTTCGGCACGAGATCACGTCGGTCCGGATCGACTATCGCCAGCCGAACGTGATCCCAGAGTGCGTCATGGATACGCTTGTCGGGGTCTCGTTCCTGACAGGCACTGGGCACACCGACATCGCCCTCGTCGGGCACTCGTTTGGCGGAGCAGTCGTCATATCGGCGGCTCCGTTCAGCGAAGAGGTCAAGGCCGTCGCCGCGCTGTCTAGTCAGACCTACGGCGCCCAGCGCGCCGCGCTCGTGTCGCCGCGTCCACTCCTGCTAGCCCACGGAGGATCAGACACGCGCCTGCCCTCATACTGCTCCGAGCAGATCCACACCTGGGCCGAAGAGCCAAAAGAGCTGGTCATATACCCCGGAGCCGAACACGGCCTCGTCGAGTGCAAAGACGAACTCAGACCCATGCTCCGAGACTGGCTGCGCGCCAAGCTGGGGCTGTAG
- the gatA gene encoding Asp-tRNA(Asn)/Glu-tRNA(Gln) amidotransferase subunit GatA: MSDSQLTDLTISEARGLLDRREVSSVELTRAALDRIAQVEESVKAFVTVTEDLALQQAEEADRRIAAGDAAPLTGIPMQLKDNMTTTGVATTCSSRMLEGFVPPYDATVTKRLYKQSAVLMGKGNLDEFAMGSSTENSAFFPTHNPWDLDRVPGGSSGGPAASVAAGECFYSLGSDTGGSIRQPASLCGVVGLKPTYGLVSRYGLVAFASSLDQIGPITRDVTDAALVMNAIGGHDPMDSTSLDVEMPDYTASLGKDLLGLRIGVPKEYFVDGMEPSVEASTRRSIALLEDLGAEVAETSLPHTSYALSVYYILAPSECSANLARYDGVKYGFSDRESESMWDALEQTRGHGFGPEVKRRIMLGTYALSAGYYDAFYLKAQQVRTIIRQEFETEFEKFDAIVSATSPTVAFELGAKTSDPLQMYLSDVLTLPANIAGIPGMSVPAGLSDDGLPIGFQILSKHLGEPTLFRIAHAFEQASGWNGQRPPLYP, from the coding sequence ATGAGCGATTCCCAGCTTACCGATCTGACCATCAGCGAGGCCCGAGGCCTGCTCGACCGTCGCGAAGTGAGCTCAGTGGAGCTTACGAGGGCCGCGCTCGACCGCATCGCGCAGGTCGAAGAGAGCGTCAAGGCGTTCGTGACCGTTACCGAGGACCTCGCGCTCCAGCAGGCTGAAGAGGCCGACCGGCGCATCGCAGCAGGCGATGCCGCACCGCTGACCGGCATCCCGATGCAGCTCAAGGACAACATGACCACGACGGGCGTCGCCACGACCTGCTCGTCGCGGATGCTCGAGGGATTCGTACCACCGTACGACGCGACGGTGACCAAGCGGCTCTACAAGCAGTCCGCAGTGCTCATGGGCAAGGGCAACCTCGACGAGTTCGCGATGGGGTCTTCCACCGAGAACTCGGCGTTCTTCCCAACGCACAACCCGTGGGACCTCGACCGTGTGCCCGGCGGCAGCAGCGGAGGCCCGGCGGCCTCAGTCGCGGCAGGGGAGTGCTTCTACTCCCTCGGCTCCGATACTGGAGGCAGCATCCGGCAGCCCGCGTCGCTGTGCGGAGTCGTCGGACTCAAGCCGACGTATGGGCTCGTGTCGCGCTACGGGCTGGTGGCCTTCGCTAGCTCACTCGACCAGATCGGACCGATCACAAGAGACGTGACCGATGCCGCTCTCGTAATGAACGCGATTGGTGGTCACGATCCAATGGACTCAACATCGCTTGACGTAGAGATGCCCGACTACACGGCCTCACTCGGCAAAGATCTGTTGGGCCTGAGAATTGGCGTTCCGAAAGAGTACTTTGTAGATGGTATGGAGCCCTCTGTGGAAGCATCGACGCGCCGCTCAATCGCGCTGCTGGAAGACCTCGGCGCTGAGGTTGCCGAGACATCGCTGCCGCATACGTCATACGCGCTCTCCGTCTACTATATCCTCGCACCGTCGGAGTGCTCAGCGAACCTGGCACGTTACGACGGCGTGAAGTACGGCTTCTCCGACCGCGAATCAGAGTCCATGTGGGACGCGCTGGAGCAGACACGAGGCCACGGATTCGGCCCGGAGGTCAAGCGTCGCATCATGCTCGGCACCTACGCGCTGTCCGCTGGCTACTACGACGCCTTCTACCTCAAGGCGCAGCAGGTGCGCACGATCATCAGGCAGGAGTTCGAGACCGAGTTCGAGAAGTTCGACGCCATCGTTTCGGCGACTTCACCAACTGTGGCGTTCGAACTCGGCGCGAAGACGTCCGACCCGCTCCAGATGTACCTCTCCGACGTGCTGACCCTGCCAGCGAACATCGCCGGAATCCCCGGAATGTCTGTCCCTGCGGGACTATCCGACGACGGGCTACCCATCGGCTTCCAGATTCTCAGCAAGCACCTGGGCGAGCCGACCCTCTTCAGGATAGCCCACGCCTTCGAACAGGCCTCCGGCTGGAACGGCCAGAGACCTCCGTTATATCCCTGA
- the gatC gene encoding Asp-tRNA(Asn)/Glu-tRNA(Gln) amidotransferase subunit GatC — protein sequence MPRITSEEVSHLALLCRIAMTDEDVELMRDQMSNILENIDVLNQVDTSGVEPTGHSVDLVSVMRDDTVSPSTDRDDVLANAPRREGDFIRVRAVLES from the coding sequence ATGCCCCGAATCACGTCCGAAGAAGTATCCCACCTGGCCTTACTGTGCCGCATCGCGATGACCGACGAAGACGTCGAGCTGATGCGCGACCAGATGTCCAACATCCTCGAAAACATCGATGTGCTCAACCAGGTCGACACCAGCGGCGTCGAGCCGACTGGTCACTCTGTTGACCTCGTGTCAGTGATGCGCGATGACACGGTCTCGCCTTCGACCGACCGGGATGACGTGCTGGCCAACGCCCCACGGCGTGAGGGCGACTTCATCCGGGTCAGGGCGGTGCTGGAATCATGA
- a CDS encoding aspartate dehydrogenase, with amino-acid sequence MSNSKKTIGIAGCGTIGRRVATELDGGSVPGATLGAITSRSLGRATQFAATLPGKPPVVELHHLVNLVDLVVEAAPANAMETIATATLSAGKDLMALSGGALLQRQDLFDLAERNGATIYVPSGALAGLDGVAGASVGQIDSITMITRKPPEGLRGAPGIEQADIDLDAVTEPTVVYEGQVLEACRLFPANVNVSAALSMAGVGPYRTTIRIYADPTVVRNTHNIVVEGEFGRLIILIENTPSETNPKTGKLSAMSAIATLRRITSHVQVG; translated from the coding sequence ATGAGCAATTCCAAGAAGACCATCGGGATAGCAGGCTGCGGGACCATCGGGCGCAGGGTGGCGACAGAGCTGGACGGAGGTTCGGTTCCGGGCGCGACACTCGGCGCGATTACCAGTCGCAGCCTCGGCCGGGCGACGCAGTTCGCGGCGACTCTGCCGGGCAAACCGCCGGTGGTCGAGCTGCATCACCTGGTGAACCTCGTCGACCTGGTCGTGGAGGCCGCGCCTGCAAACGCGATGGAGACGATTGCGACTGCGACGCTCTCTGCCGGGAAGGACCTGATGGCCCTCAGCGGAGGGGCGCTGCTGCAACGTCAGGACCTGTTCGATCTCGCCGAGAGGAACGGCGCAACGATCTACGTGCCGTCCGGCGCGCTGGCTGGGCTGGACGGTGTGGCAGGGGCCTCAGTGGGCCAGATCGACTCGATCACGATGATCACCCGCAAGCCTCCAGAGGGCCTCAGGGGCGCCCCCGGCATCGAGCAGGCGGACATCGACCTCGACGCCGTGACGGAGCCGACCGTCGTCTACGAGGGCCAGGTGCTGGAGGCGTGTAGGCTGTTCCCGGCGAACGTGAACGTGTCCGCCGCGCTCAGCATGGCCGGTGTGGGTCCGTACAGGACGACCATCCGCATCTACGCAGACCCGACAGTAGTCAGGAACACGCACAACATAGTGGTGGAGGGCGAGTTCGGCAGGCTCATTATTCTCATCGAGAACACGCCGTCGGAGACCAATCCGAAGACCGGCAAGCTGTCGGCCATGTCGGCCATCGCGACGCTGAGGCGGATCACGTCCCACGTCCAGGTCGGATAG
- a CDS encoding CinA family protein, whose translation MNVEQIAEALVERGQTVSVAEADTCGLIGYTFSTVAGSSRWFPGGVIAYTGGLKQSVLGVPDEVYETKGSVSPEVAVGMATGARDLTGTDYAVSVTGVAGPTGGRSGLPIGTFYIGVAGPDGLEVAERIQTDAGDRDGNKRQATDAVIDLLGKQMGI comes from the coding sequence ATGAACGTCGAACAGATTGCTGAGGCGCTGGTGGAGCGTGGACAGACTGTATCGGTTGCGGAGGCGGACACGTGTGGGCTGATCGGGTATACGTTCAGCACAGTGGCGGGGAGCTCGCGCTGGTTTCCGGGTGGTGTAATTGCCTATACCGGCGGGCTGAAACAGAGCGTGCTGGGCGTGCCTGACGAGGTGTATGAGACCAAGGGGTCTGTGAGTCCCGAGGTGGCGGTCGGGATGGCGACGGGAGCGCGCGACCTGACTGGCACGGACTACGCAGTCTCGGTGACGGGCGTCGCAGGACCGACAGGCGGACGCTCAGGCCTGCCTATCGGGACTTTCTACATCGGCGTCGCGGGCCCGGATGGCCTGGAAGTCGCAGAGCGCATTCAGACTGACGCGGGCGACCGTGACGGCAACAAGCGTCAGGCGACGGACGCCGTCATCGATCTTCTAGGAAAGCAGATGGGAATCTAG
- a CDS encoding SDR family NAD(P)-dependent oxidoreductase encodes MGNRLDGRVVIVTGAGRGIGAEVAKWMAADGASVVVNDLGGSLDGTGSAEAPAEVTAQAIRDAGGTAVANFDSVAEYETAGRVVQTAIDNYGRVDGVCHVAGILRDRMVFNMTEAEWDAVLQVHLYGAFNMVRHCVPHMIDQQYGRIVLFSSGSGLGASGQTNYAAAKEGMVGFARSLAKDLAHHGITVNAVYPGGATRMTESIPESTTQLRQQQRTQAAPQQTQSQGPPIQGPPEARDPANNAPKAVYLCTEAAGNITGQVVGVSGWQATLYSPRHVIRSIHKNGRWTLDELDDLIPIAIGEGLVNPVPPQAPRA; translated from the coding sequence ATGGGCAACAGACTAGATGGAAGAGTGGTAATCGTCACGGGCGCCGGACGTGGAATCGGCGCTGAGGTAGCCAAGTGGATGGCCGCTGACGGCGCATCGGTCGTCGTCAACGACCTCGGCGGCTCGCTCGACGGCACAGGATCCGCAGAGGCTCCGGCAGAGGTCACTGCACAGGCCATTCGAGACGCGGGCGGCACCGCAGTCGCCAACTTCGACTCGGTTGCTGAGTACGAGACTGCCGGCAGGGTAGTCCAGACTGCAATCGACAACTACGGGCGCGTGGACGGGGTCTGCCACGTCGCGGGCATCCTGCGAGACCGTATGGTGTTCAACATGACAGAGGCCGAGTGGGACGCGGTCCTGCAGGTCCACCTGTATGGCGCGTTCAACATGGTCCGCCACTGCGTCCCACACATGATCGATCAGCAGTACGGCCGCATCGTGCTGTTCTCGTCCGGCTCCGGACTTGGAGCCTCGGGCCAGACAAACTACGCCGCCGCCAAGGAAGGGATGGTCGGGTTCGCCCGCTCGCTGGCGAAGGACCTCGCTCATCACGGCATCACCGTTAACGCAGTCTATCCGGGAGGCGCGACCAGGATGACCGAGTCGATTCCCGAATCGACCACGCAGCTACGTCAGCAGCAGCGCACGCAGGCCGCTCCTCAGCAGACGCAGTCGCAGGGACCGCCGATCCAGGGTCCGCCCGAGGCGCGCGACCCCGCGAACAACGCTCCCAAGGCCGTGTACCTGTGCACAGAGGCTGCCGGCAACATCACCGGCCAGGTGGTGGGAGTCAGCGGCTGGCAGGCGACACTGTACTCGCCTCGCCACGTAATACGCAGCATCCACAAGAACGGACGCTGGACGCTGGACGAACTCGACGACCTCATCCCGATTGCAATCGGCGAGGGCCTCGTCAACCCCGTCCCGCCACAGGCGCCTAGGGCTTAG
- a CDS encoding SDR family NAD(P)-dependent oxidoreductase, producing the protein MGNRLEGKVAVVTGAGRGVGRGVALLLAEEGAKVVVNDLGSDVDGTGSSHDPADSVVAEIQANGGEAVANFDNMALMEGGESVIQQAVDTYGQVDALVNSVGMLRDRMIWQMTPDDWDRVMLNNAKATFTATKFACILFRQQRGGRIVNMTSDAGLGDMGRSNYAAASEAIVGLTRTVGRDMGRYGVTCNAGCSPARSRSTGSRQSTRQLATSAPESSRLRVWATGKVRDTPTILTTSLRSPYTYAHTRRRTSTATSSACAAAASTSTHSPESSGQCRSGATSRWTKWTSCSPR; encoded by the coding sequence ATGGGCAACCGTCTGGAAGGTAAGGTTGCGGTCGTAACCGGCGCCGGACGTGGTGTCGGCAGGGGCGTCGCGCTTCTGCTGGCTGAAGAGGGTGCGAAGGTCGTCGTCAACGACCTCGGCAGCGACGTCGACGGAACCGGCAGCTCGCACGATCCCGCAGACAGCGTAGTCGCGGAGATCCAGGCCAACGGCGGAGAGGCCGTGGCCAACTTTGACAACATGGCCCTCATGGAGGGCGGTGAATCGGTTATCCAGCAGGCCGTCGACACCTATGGACAGGTGGACGCGCTGGTCAACAGCGTCGGCATGCTCAGGGACCGCATGATCTGGCAGATGACGCCGGACGACTGGGACCGTGTGATGCTCAACAACGCCAAGGCGACGTTCACGGCGACCAAGTTCGCGTGCATCCTGTTCAGGCAGCAGCGAGGCGGACGCATCGTCAACATGACGTCCGACGCAGGTCTCGGCGACATGGGCCGCTCCAACTACGCGGCAGCGTCAGAGGCGATCGTCGGACTCACCAGGACGGTCGGGCGCGACATGGGACGCTACGGCGTCACCTGCAACGCAGGCTGTTCCCCGGCTCGGTCGAGGAGTACCGGGTCGCGGCAGTCGACTCGCCAACTCGCGACGAGCGCGCCGGAATCTTCACGCCTGAGGGTGTGGGCGACTGGGAAGGTCCGGGACACCCCGACGATCCTGACAACGTCGCTCCGCTCGCCGTATACCTATGCACACACGCGTCGCCGCACATCAACTGCAACGTCTTCGGCGTGCGCGGCGGCAGCATCTACCTCTACTCACAGCCCAGAATCGAGCGGGCAGTGCAGAAGTGGGGCAACTTCACGATGGACGAAATGGACGTCCTGTTCCCCAAGATGA
- the lpdA gene encoding dihydrolipoyl dehydrogenase: MLAEYDVVVLGSGPGGYVAAIRAGQLGMKTAIVERDALGGICLNWGCIPSKALLRNAEVLSLINHSEEYGITVDGVKADFSRAIDRSRRVVDRLTRGVATLLRRNGVEHVVGMGSLTNATTIHVDGPEGTKALTTDNVIVATGARQRHIPALAIDGETVITSREALALQRAPTKAVIIGGGATGCEFAYMWRAYGTDVTIVELLPRLVPNGDEEISAQLERSFRRQGIQIATDAQVQGIAVNDGTAKVSILTKGENTILDADIVLVAVGVEGNTDKIGLETVGVEVDRSFIPIDDMMKTNVKGIYAIGDVTGKMLLAHVASAQGVTAVEHIAGLNPQPLDYAQIPSAIYCRPQVASFGMTEEQAQEEGYTVKIGKFPLAASGKALALNEAEGMVKLVVDAEIGEVLGAHMIGAEVTELLGELGMTRLLEATTTELGWLVHPHPTISEALKEAALAAEGEAIHI, from the coding sequence CTGTTGGCCGAATATGATGTTGTGGTGCTCGGCTCCGGCCCGGGCGGCTATGTAGCTGCGATTCGCGCCGGACAGCTGGGCATGAAGACCGCCATTGTCGAGCGTGATGCCCTGGGGGGCATCTGCCTCAACTGGGGCTGCATACCTTCCAAGGCGCTTCTTAGAAACGCTGAGGTGCTCAGCCTCATAAATCACTCCGAAGAGTACGGAATCACCGTCGATGGCGTGAAGGCCGACTTCTCCAGGGCCATAGACCGGAGCCGCAGGGTCGTGGACCGTCTCACCCGTGGGGTGGCGACGCTGCTTCGCAGGAACGGCGTCGAACACGTCGTCGGCATGGGATCTCTCACAAACGCCACTACTATCCACGTCGACGGCCCGGAAGGCACAAAGGCGCTGACCACGGACAACGTCATCGTCGCAACCGGAGCGAGACAGCGACACATCCCTGCGCTCGCCATTGACGGCGAGACGGTCATCACCAGTCGCGAGGCGCTAGCACTGCAGCGCGCGCCCACCAAGGCCGTTATCATCGGCGGAGGCGCGACTGGATGCGAGTTCGCCTACATGTGGCGCGCGTACGGCACCGACGTCACCATCGTGGAGCTGCTTCCAAGACTCGTGCCGAACGGCGACGAGGAGATTAGCGCCCAGCTTGAGCGCTCTTTCAGGCGGCAGGGCATCCAGATAGCCACCGACGCGCAGGTCCAGGGGATCGCAGTCAACGACGGCACGGCCAAGGTCTCGATCCTCACCAAGGGCGAGAACACCATCCTCGACGCCGACATCGTCCTGGTGGCTGTCGGAGTCGAAGGGAACACCGACAAGATCGGCCTCGAGACGGTGGGAGTAGAGGTCGACCGGAGCTTCATTCCAATCGACGACATGATGAAGACGAACGTCAAGGGCATCTACGCCATTGGCGACGTCACGGGCAAGATGCTGCTCGCCCATGTTGCTTCTGCACAGGGCGTGACTGCAGTCGAGCACATCGCAGGTCTCAACCCGCAGCCTCTGGACTACGCCCAGATTCCGAGCGCGATCTACTGCAGACCACAGGTGGCTAGCTTCGGCATGACTGAGGAGCAGGCGCAGGAAGAGGGCTACACGGTGAAGATCGGAAAGTTCCCGCTCGCGGCCAGCGGAAAGGCGCTGGCGCTGAACGAGGCGGAGGGCATGGTCAAGCTGGTAGTCGATGCCGAGATCGGCGAGGTCCTTGGCGCACACATGATTGGCGCGGAGGTCACAGAGCTTCTTGGCGAGCTGGGCATGACCCGGCTCCTGGAGGCCACGACGACAGAGCTGGGCTGGCTTGTTCACCCACATCCGACGATCTCAGAAGCCCTCAAAGAAGCCGCACTCGCCGCGGAAGGAGAGGCCATACACATCTAG
- the pdhA gene encoding pyruvate dehydrogenase (acetyl-transferring) E1 component subunit alpha, with amino-acid sequence MKVALDIDKAQVAEYYRMMLLIRQFEEASSRLYMQSLIRGFLHLYIGEEAVAVGAVGSLEPQDYVITHYRDHGHALARGMDPKACMAELCGRATGSSGGKGGSMHLFDAEKHFMGGHAIVGGQMPIGVGIGLGIKMKQENGVVLIFFGDGAVNEGEFHESLNLASLWKLPCIFFLENNLYGMGTHVDRTHAAGRDIYKSAEYYDIPAMQVDGMDLLEVREWTNEAIRSARAGNGPYFIEAMTYRYRGHSMADPVNYRENSEVEEWRINDPIDRFKAFALGEGLITQDELHEIDTEVTAEIEEVVKFARESPFPDMDALYKNVYA; translated from the coding sequence ATGAAAGTAGCCCTGGACATCGATAAGGCACAGGTCGCCGAGTACTACCGGATGATGCTTCTCATCCGACAGTTCGAAGAGGCAAGCTCCCGGCTCTACATGCAGAGTCTCATACGAGGCTTCCTCCACCTGTACATAGGCGAGGAAGCTGTGGCCGTTGGCGCTGTCGGCTCTCTCGAGCCGCAGGACTACGTCATTACCCACTACAGGGACCACGGCCACGCGCTGGCAAGGGGCATGGACCCCAAGGCGTGCATGGCCGAGCTGTGCGGCAGGGCGACAGGGTCCAGCGGTGGCAAGGGCGGCTCGATGCACCTGTTCGACGCAGAGAAGCACTTCATGGGCGGACACGCCATAGTCGGCGGTCAGATGCCCATCGGCGTCGGCATAGGCCTCGGCATCAAGATGAAGCAGGAGAACGGAGTCGTCCTGATCTTCTTCGGAGACGGCGCCGTGAACGAGGGCGAGTTCCACGAGTCGCTTAACCTCGCATCCCTCTGGAAGCTGCCGTGCATCTTCTTCCTGGAGAACAACCTTTACGGTATGGGCACCCACGTGGACCGCACCCACGCCGCTGGCCGCGACATCTACAAGTCTGCCGAGTACTACGACATCCCGGCCATGCAGGTCGACGGAATGGACCTGCTGGAAGTGCGGGAATGGACCAACGAGGCGATCCGGAGCGCGAGGGCCGGCAACGGTCCTTACTTCATCGAGGCGATGACGTACCGGTATCGCGGACACTCGATGGCCGACCCGGTCAACTACCGCGAGAACTCTGAGGTCGAGGAGTGGCGCATCAACGACCCCATCGACAGGTTCAAGGCGTTCGCCCTCGGCGAGGGACTGATAACGCAGGATGAGCTGCACGAGATCGACACTGAGGTCACCGCGGAGATAGAAGAGGTCGTCAAGTTCGCCCGGGAGAGTCCGTTCCCGGATATGGACGCCCTGTACAAAAACGTTTACGCCTGA
- a CDS encoding alpha-ketoacid dehydrogenase subunit beta: MAEIIVREAIAHGLREALEQDENVFLLGEDIGEYDGAYAVTRGFLKDFGPERIRDTPISESGFVGAAVGAALVGLRPIVEIMTINFSMLAMDQIINHAAKFHYMSDGQLTVPMVIRTVTGGGAQLAATHSQSLEGWYASVPGLKVAVPSTPYDALGLLRTSIKDENPIIFAEHALLYGTRGEVPSEYYEVPFGQAAVRREGSDVTIVGYSRMAHIAMEAADILAERGRRAEVIDLRTLRPFDVDTIVESVKKTNRAVVVEETWRTGGFAGEIASEVQEAAFDYLDGPVVRVGGLDVPAPYSGQIEAATIPDASRVVDEIARNFAI, translated from the coding sequence ATGGCCGAGATCATCGTAAGAGAGGCTATCGCACACGGCCTGCGCGAGGCGCTCGAGCAGGACGAGAACGTCTTTCTCCTCGGAGAGGACATAGGCGAGTACGACGGCGCATACGCCGTGACGCGCGGGTTCCTCAAGGACTTCGGTCCGGAGCGAATCCGGGACACGCCCATATCGGAGTCTGGCTTCGTGGGCGCTGCCGTCGGGGCCGCGCTCGTGGGCCTGAGGCCGATCGTCGAGATCATGACGATCAACTTCTCGATGCTCGCAATGGACCAGATCATCAACCATGCGGCCAAGTTCCACTACATGTCGGACGGTCAGCTCACGGTCCCGATGGTCATCAGGACGGTAACCGGAGGCGGCGCACAACTTGCGGCGACGCACTCGCAGAGCCTGGAGGGCTGGTACGCTTCGGTGCCCGGCCTGAAGGTCGCCGTTCCTTCGACCCCCTACGACGCTCTCGGGCTGCTGAGGACGTCCATCAAGGACGAGAACCCTATCATCTTCGCTGAACACGCTCTGCTCTACGGTACGAGGGGCGAGGTGCCGAGCGAGTACTACGAGGTGCCGTTCGGACAGGCCGCAGTTCGCCGCGAGGGATCGGACGTGACCATCGTCGGCTACTCCCGGATGGCGCATATTGCCATGGAAGCCGCGGACATCCTGGCGGAGAGGGGCCGCCGCGCAGAGGTCATAGACCTGAGAACGCTCAGGCCCTTCGACGTAGACACCATCGTGGAGTCGGTCAAGAAGACCAACCGCGCGGTCGTGGTCGAGGAGACATGGCGCACGGGCGGCTTCGCCGGCGAGATCGCAAGCGAGGTGCAGGAGGCTGCTTTCGACTACCTTGACGGCCCGGTGGTACGCGTCGGTGGACTCGACGTTCCGGCGCCTTACTCAGGGCAGATCGAGGCCGCGACCATCCCTGACGCAAGTCGCGTAGTAGATGAGATCGCCAGAAACTTCGCAATTTGA